A stretch of Brassica napus cultivar Da-Ae chromosome C6, Da-Ae, whole genome shotgun sequence DNA encodes these proteins:
- the LOC111207023 gene encoding myosin-16 isoform X1, giving the protein MAENIMVDSHVWVEDPEVAWIHGVVVDIKAHQATVKTNDDREVIANLSKLYIKDDEAPSEGVEDMTRLSYLHEPAVLENLATRYGLNEIYTYTGNILIAVNPFQGLPHLYDAEVMEKYKEASFKELSPHVFAIGGIAYREMINEGRNKCILVSGESGSGKTETTKVLMRYLAYFGGHTAGEGRTVENQVLESNPVLEAFGNAKTVKNNNSSRFGKFVEIQFDDIGRISGAAIRTYLLERSRVCQVSDPERNYHCFYLLCAAPPEDVERFKLGDPKSFRYLNQSSCFELDGVNDAEEYLATRKAMDVVGISEQEQDAIFRVVAAILHLGNIEFCKGEDADSSSLKDEQSKFHLQMTSELLMCDSHSLEDALCKRIMVTPEEVIKRSLDPLGAAVSRDGLAKTIYSRLFDWLVNKINISIGQDSNSRRLIGVLDIYGFESFKANSFEQFCINYTNEKLQQHFNQHVFKMEQGEYEKEEIDWSYVEFVDNQEVVDLIEKKPGGIIALLDEACMLPKSTPETFSEKLYQTFRDHKRFIKPKLTRSDFTLVHYAGDVRYQSDQFLDKNKDYVVAEHQDMLNASKCSFVSGLFPPLPKESSKSKFSSIGARFKLQLQQLMETLNYTEPHYIRCVKPNNLLQPTVFDNANVLHQLRSGGVLEAIRVKCAGYPTNRTFIEFLNRFIILAPEILKGEYEADVACKWILEKKGLTGYQIGKSKVFLRAGQMAELDAHRTRVLGEAARMIQGQVRTRLTRERYVLMRRASVQIQANWRRNIAGNICKHMRREEAAIKIQKNLRRQVAKKEYGQTKSSAVTLQSGVRTMVARHEFRFKLKSKAATVIQAYWRGYSAISDYKKLKKASLVYQNRLRGRIARKQLGQSNQADKKKETEHEREVELSNQVEEAVDMSCVLHSEPSDDAETGDEQYPKIFIRADSGLDKSFVMPSEQSGDEEIEHERQTKHSILTEDGTEKSIVLESEKPYNNFSVVSHITNPIRDTEVESLTAEVEMLKALLVVEKQRADISERKCAEARELGERRRKRLEETERRVYQLQDSLNRLLYSMSDQFSQLKSILRSPSMSSTMASVPVVRDDLADSSENSEASSSDSDFTFPAPSTSSADNSNLQVIVQDLSTTEAKGTENDKERGFEDYF; this is encoded by the exons ATGGCTGAAAACATAATGGTGGATTCTCATGTATGGGTGGAAGACCCAGAAGTGGCATGGATTCATGGAGTTGTTGTTGATATTAAGGCTCACCAAGCTACTGTTAAAACCAATGATGACCGAgag GTTATAGCTAATTTATCAAAACTCTATATAAAAGACGATGAAGCTCCTTCAGAGGGAGTGGAGGACATGACACGATTATCTTATCTGCATGAGCCTGCAGTGCTCGAGAACTTGGCTACCAGATATGGGCTCAATGAAATTTAT ACTTATACAGGAAACATTCTTATTGCTGTCAATCCCTTTCAAGGACTCCCCCATCTTTATGATGCTGAGGTTATGGAAAAGTACAAGGAAGCCTCGTTCAAAGAGTTGAGTCCTCATGTTTTTGCAATTGGTGGCATTGCATATAG GGAAATGATCAATGAGGGCAGGAACAAATGTATATTGGTTAGTGGTGAAAGTGGGTCTGGAAAGACAGAAACGACTAAGGTGCTCATGCGTTATCTTGCATACTTTGGAGGGCATACTGCAGGTGAAGGAAGGACTGTTGAAAACCAAGTTTTAGAA TCAAATCCAGTTCTCGAGGCATTTGGAAATGCGAAGACTGTTAAGAACAACAATTCCAG TCGTTTTGGGAAGTTTGTGGAGATTCAATTTGATGACATTGGTCGAATATCTGGGGCAGCCATCAGAACCTACCTCCTGGAGAGGTCTCGTGTTTGCCAAGTTTCAGATCCTGAACGTAACTATCACTGCTTTTACCTCCTGTGTGCTGCACCTCCAGAG GATGTTGAGAGATTTAAATTGGGGGATCCTAAGTCATTTCGCTATCTTAACCAATCTAGCTGCTTCGAACTTGATGGTGTAAATGATGCAGAGGAGTATCTTGCTACTAGAAAAGCTATGGATGTAGTTGGAATAAGTGAACAAGAACAG GATGCAATTTTCAGAGTTGTGGCTGCCATTCTCCATCTtggaaatattgaattttgcaAAGGAGAGGATGCTGATTCATCATCTCTAAAAGATGAACAGTCAAAGTTTCATCTCCAGATGACGTCAGAATTGCTCAT GTGTGATTCCCATTCCTTAGAAGATGCTTTGTGTAAGCGTATTATGGTGACCCCAGAAGAAGTTATCAAAAGAAGTCTTGATCCTCTTGGCGCTGCCGTTAGTAGGGATGGTTTAGCAAAGACAATATACTCTAGACTCTTTGATTG GTTggtgaacaaaataaatatctctatCGGCCAAGATTCTAACTCTAGGCGCTTGATCGGAGTCCTTGACATTTATGGTTTTGAGAGCTTTAAAGCCAACAG TTTTGAACAATTCTGTATTAATTACACGAATGAAAAGCTGCAACAGCATTTCAACCAG CATGTATTCAAAATGGAACAAGGTGAGtatgagaaagaagaaataGATTGGAGCTACGTGGAGTTTGTTGATAATCAAGAAGTCGTGGATCTTATTGAAAAG aagcCCGGTGGTATTATTGCTCTTCTAGATGAAGCATG CATGCTACCCAAATCAACTCCTGAAACATTTTCTGAGAAGCTGTATCAAACATTCAGGGATCATAAGCgcttcataaaaccaaaattGACGCGATCAGATTTTACATTAGTTCATTATGCAGGGGAT GTACGATACCAGTCCGATCAATTTTTAGACAAAAACAAAGACTATGTTGTTGCCGAGCATCAAGACATGTTAAATGCTTCCAAATGTTCTTTTGTGTCAGGCCTTTTTCCTCCTCTTCCTAAAGAGAGTAGCAAATCTAAGTTTTCCTCCATTGGCGCTCGTTTCAAG CTACAATTGCAACAGCTGATGGAGACACTAAACTATACGGAACCGCACTACATCAGATGTGTGAAGCCAAACAATTTGTTGCAGCCAACGGTGTTTGACAATGCCAATGTCTTGCATCAGTTACGCTCTGGG GGTGTTCTTGAAGCCATCAGAGTGAAATGCGCTGGATATCCAACAAATAGGACTTTCATCGAATTCTTAAATCGATTTATCATTCTTGCACCGGAGATTCTGAAAGGAGA GTACGAAGCAGATGTTGCATGCAAGTGGATTTTGGAGAAAAAGGGGCTAACAGGTTACCAG ATTGGAAAAAGTAAAGTTTTCCTGAGAGCTGGTCAGATGGCTGAGCTAGATGCACACAGAACGAGAGTGCTCGGCGAAGCAGCGAGGATGATTCAAGGACAAGTTAGAACCCGTCTAACAAGAGAACGATATGTTCTCATGCGGAGGGCTTCAGTTCAAATACAGGCTAATTGGAGAA GAAATATTGCAGGAAACATATGCAAGCACATGAGAAGGGAGGAAGCTGCCATCAAAATACAGAAAAACTTACGCAGACAGGTAGCAAAGAAAGAGTATGGACAGACCAAATCTTCGGCAGTCACCTTGCAAAGTGGAGTCCGGACAATGGTTGCACGCCACGAATTCCGTTTTAAGTTGAAGTCTAAGGCAGCAACTGTGATCCAG GCGTACTGGCGTGGTTACAGTGCTATATCTGACTACAAGAAACTGAAAAAAGCTTCTTTGGTTTATCAAAATAGACTCAGAGGAAGAATTGCCAGAAAACAGTTGGGACAGTCAAATCAG GCTGACAAAAAGAAAGAGACAGAACATGAAAGAGAGGTGGAACTTTCCAATCAAGTGGAAGAGGCAGTTGATATGTCCTGTGTACTGCATTCAGAGCCAAGTGATGATGCGGAGACTGGAGACGAACAATATCCAAAAATCTTCATCCGAGCAGATAGTGGACTCGATAAGTCATTTGTAATGCCTTCAGAGCAAAGTGGTGATGAAGAGATAGAACATGAAAGACAGACAAAACATTCCATCCTAACAGAAGATGGAACTGAAAAGTCCATTGTTCTCGAATCAGAGAAACCTTACAACAACTTTTCTGTTGTAAGCCACATAACGAATCCTATTCGTGATACAGAAGTTGAGTCCCTCACTGCCGAAGTTGAGATGTTGAAG GCCTTGTTGGTAGTTGAGAAACAAAGAGCTGACATTTCCGAAAGAAAATGTGCTGAAGCCAGAGAACTTGGTGAGAGAAGACGCAAAAGATTAGAAGAAACAGAAAGAAGAGTTTACCAACTACAGGACTCTTTGAACAG GTTGTTATATTCTATGTCCGACCAATTCTCGCAACTGAAGTCCATCTTAAGATCTCCATCTATGTCTTCAACGATGGCTTCAGTGCCAGTTGTACGTGATGATCTTGCTGACAGCTCTGAGAACTCTGAAGCTTCATCAAGTGATTCTGATTTCACTTTTCCGGCTCCATCTACTTCTTCTGCAGATAATTCAAATCTTCAAGTCATTGTTCAAGATCTATCAACCACAGAAGCCAAAG GAACAGAGAATGATAAGGAAAGGGGCTTTGAAGATTACTTTTGA
- the LOC111207023 gene encoding myosin-16 isoform X2 has protein sequence MEKYKEASFKELSPHVFAIGGIAYREMINEGRNKCILVSGESGSGKTETTKVLMRYLAYFGGHTAGEGRTVENQVLESNPVLEAFGNAKTVKNNNSSRFGKFVEIQFDDIGRISGAAIRTYLLERSRVCQVSDPERNYHCFYLLCAAPPEDVERFKLGDPKSFRYLNQSSCFELDGVNDAEEYLATRKAMDVVGISEQEQDAIFRVVAAILHLGNIEFCKGEDADSSSLKDEQSKFHLQMTSELLMCDSHSLEDALCKRIMVTPEEVIKRSLDPLGAAVSRDGLAKTIYSRLFDWLVNKINISIGQDSNSRRLIGVLDIYGFESFKANSFEQFCINYTNEKLQQHFNQHVFKMEQGEYEKEEIDWSYVEFVDNQEVVDLIEKKPGGIIALLDEACMLPKSTPETFSEKLYQTFRDHKRFIKPKLTRSDFTLVHYAGDVRYQSDQFLDKNKDYVVAEHQDMLNASKCSFVSGLFPPLPKESSKSKFSSIGARFKLQLQQLMETLNYTEPHYIRCVKPNNLLQPTVFDNANVLHQLRSGGVLEAIRVKCAGYPTNRTFIEFLNRFIILAPEILKGEYEADVACKWILEKKGLTGYQIGKSKVFLRAGQMAELDAHRTRVLGEAARMIQGQVRTRLTRERYVLMRRASVQIQANWRRNIAGNICKHMRREEAAIKIQKNLRRQVAKKEYGQTKSSAVTLQSGVRTMVARHEFRFKLKSKAATVIQAYWRGYSAISDYKKLKKASLVYQNRLRGRIARKQLGQSNQADKKKETEHEREVELSNQVEEAVDMSCVLHSEPSDDAETGDEQYPKIFIRADSGLDKSFVMPSEQSGDEEIEHERQTKHSILTEDGTEKSIVLESEKPYNNFSVVSHITNPIRDTEVESLTAEVEMLKALLVVEKQRADISERKCAEARELGERRRKRLEETERRVYQLQDSLNRLLYSMSDQFSQLKSILRSPSMSSTMASVPVVRDDLADSSENSEASSSDSDFTFPAPSTSSADNSNLQVIVQDLSTTEAKGTENDKERGFEDYF, from the exons ATGGAAAAGTACAAGGAAGCCTCGTTCAAAGAGTTGAGTCCTCATGTTTTTGCAATTGGTGGCATTGCATATAG GGAAATGATCAATGAGGGCAGGAACAAATGTATATTGGTTAGTGGTGAAAGTGGGTCTGGAAAGACAGAAACGACTAAGGTGCTCATGCGTTATCTTGCATACTTTGGAGGGCATACTGCAGGTGAAGGAAGGACTGTTGAAAACCAAGTTTTAGAA TCAAATCCAGTTCTCGAGGCATTTGGAAATGCGAAGACTGTTAAGAACAACAATTCCAG TCGTTTTGGGAAGTTTGTGGAGATTCAATTTGATGACATTGGTCGAATATCTGGGGCAGCCATCAGAACCTACCTCCTGGAGAGGTCTCGTGTTTGCCAAGTTTCAGATCCTGAACGTAACTATCACTGCTTTTACCTCCTGTGTGCTGCACCTCCAGAG GATGTTGAGAGATTTAAATTGGGGGATCCTAAGTCATTTCGCTATCTTAACCAATCTAGCTGCTTCGAACTTGATGGTGTAAATGATGCAGAGGAGTATCTTGCTACTAGAAAAGCTATGGATGTAGTTGGAATAAGTGAACAAGAACAG GATGCAATTTTCAGAGTTGTGGCTGCCATTCTCCATCTtggaaatattgaattttgcaAAGGAGAGGATGCTGATTCATCATCTCTAAAAGATGAACAGTCAAAGTTTCATCTCCAGATGACGTCAGAATTGCTCAT GTGTGATTCCCATTCCTTAGAAGATGCTTTGTGTAAGCGTATTATGGTGACCCCAGAAGAAGTTATCAAAAGAAGTCTTGATCCTCTTGGCGCTGCCGTTAGTAGGGATGGTTTAGCAAAGACAATATACTCTAGACTCTTTGATTG GTTggtgaacaaaataaatatctctatCGGCCAAGATTCTAACTCTAGGCGCTTGATCGGAGTCCTTGACATTTATGGTTTTGAGAGCTTTAAAGCCAACAG TTTTGAACAATTCTGTATTAATTACACGAATGAAAAGCTGCAACAGCATTTCAACCAG CATGTATTCAAAATGGAACAAGGTGAGtatgagaaagaagaaataGATTGGAGCTACGTGGAGTTTGTTGATAATCAAGAAGTCGTGGATCTTATTGAAAAG aagcCCGGTGGTATTATTGCTCTTCTAGATGAAGCATG CATGCTACCCAAATCAACTCCTGAAACATTTTCTGAGAAGCTGTATCAAACATTCAGGGATCATAAGCgcttcataaaaccaaaattGACGCGATCAGATTTTACATTAGTTCATTATGCAGGGGAT GTACGATACCAGTCCGATCAATTTTTAGACAAAAACAAAGACTATGTTGTTGCCGAGCATCAAGACATGTTAAATGCTTCCAAATGTTCTTTTGTGTCAGGCCTTTTTCCTCCTCTTCCTAAAGAGAGTAGCAAATCTAAGTTTTCCTCCATTGGCGCTCGTTTCAAG CTACAATTGCAACAGCTGATGGAGACACTAAACTATACGGAACCGCACTACATCAGATGTGTGAAGCCAAACAATTTGTTGCAGCCAACGGTGTTTGACAATGCCAATGTCTTGCATCAGTTACGCTCTGGG GGTGTTCTTGAAGCCATCAGAGTGAAATGCGCTGGATATCCAACAAATAGGACTTTCATCGAATTCTTAAATCGATTTATCATTCTTGCACCGGAGATTCTGAAAGGAGA GTACGAAGCAGATGTTGCATGCAAGTGGATTTTGGAGAAAAAGGGGCTAACAGGTTACCAG ATTGGAAAAAGTAAAGTTTTCCTGAGAGCTGGTCAGATGGCTGAGCTAGATGCACACAGAACGAGAGTGCTCGGCGAAGCAGCGAGGATGATTCAAGGACAAGTTAGAACCCGTCTAACAAGAGAACGATATGTTCTCATGCGGAGGGCTTCAGTTCAAATACAGGCTAATTGGAGAA GAAATATTGCAGGAAACATATGCAAGCACATGAGAAGGGAGGAAGCTGCCATCAAAATACAGAAAAACTTACGCAGACAGGTAGCAAAGAAAGAGTATGGACAGACCAAATCTTCGGCAGTCACCTTGCAAAGTGGAGTCCGGACAATGGTTGCACGCCACGAATTCCGTTTTAAGTTGAAGTCTAAGGCAGCAACTGTGATCCAG GCGTACTGGCGTGGTTACAGTGCTATATCTGACTACAAGAAACTGAAAAAAGCTTCTTTGGTTTATCAAAATAGACTCAGAGGAAGAATTGCCAGAAAACAGTTGGGACAGTCAAATCAG GCTGACAAAAAGAAAGAGACAGAACATGAAAGAGAGGTGGAACTTTCCAATCAAGTGGAAGAGGCAGTTGATATGTCCTGTGTACTGCATTCAGAGCCAAGTGATGATGCGGAGACTGGAGACGAACAATATCCAAAAATCTTCATCCGAGCAGATAGTGGACTCGATAAGTCATTTGTAATGCCTTCAGAGCAAAGTGGTGATGAAGAGATAGAACATGAAAGACAGACAAAACATTCCATCCTAACAGAAGATGGAACTGAAAAGTCCATTGTTCTCGAATCAGAGAAACCTTACAACAACTTTTCTGTTGTAAGCCACATAACGAATCCTATTCGTGATACAGAAGTTGAGTCCCTCACTGCCGAAGTTGAGATGTTGAAG GCCTTGTTGGTAGTTGAGAAACAAAGAGCTGACATTTCCGAAAGAAAATGTGCTGAAGCCAGAGAACTTGGTGAGAGAAGACGCAAAAGATTAGAAGAAACAGAAAGAAGAGTTTACCAACTACAGGACTCTTTGAACAG GTTGTTATATTCTATGTCCGACCAATTCTCGCAACTGAAGTCCATCTTAAGATCTCCATCTATGTCTTCAACGATGGCTTCAGTGCCAGTTGTACGTGATGATCTTGCTGACAGCTCTGAGAACTCTGAAGCTTCATCAAGTGATTCTGATTTCACTTTTCCGGCTCCATCTACTTCTTCTGCAGATAATTCAAATCTTCAAGTCATTGTTCAAGATCTATCAACCACAGAAGCCAAAG GAACAGAGAATGATAAGGAAAGGGGCTTTGAAGATTACTTTTGA